From one Planococcus citri chromosome 3, ihPlaCitr1.1, whole genome shotgun sequence genomic stretch:
- the Psi gene encoding far upstream element-binding protein 3 isoform X1 — MSGEFPAVAATNQNVNPSTAFAAAVQKAREIAAKIQPSNSSSSESAHKRNLEDSKSGEPETKKQAILPPSPSNNSNSCSPLLNSAARVAAAAAAGIQGVGVSNLMGPVSNKDIKVPDKMVGLIIGRGGEQITRLQAESGCKIQMAPDSGGMPDRICTLTGNAQSIAKAEELIQQIVQSRSREILPLGGVGNGTSGVNSVGMQNSSSRLSDSMSSGLPPSIPTVSTPTFTQIEMMVPGPKVGLIIGKGGETIKQLQEKSGAKMVIIQDGPSQEAEKPLRISGDPQKVDHAKALVYEFMAEKEQQLQKNRGRSGGGSGGGGGGGNYNSNSNNSRTWDPEVTESSVAVPAAKCGVIIGKGGETIRQINQQTGAHCEIDRRQQANMQEKIFIIKGTPEQIENAKRMFSDKLNMNLSGSTNGPSSNYGVGSGTNLSSVSNFNGGSPWSGGPGPQSFQQQWPNSSQGQGQPQQMPQHPSSGEFSANGGGAVQINPTTGQPDYSAQWVEYYRSMGMHKEAAVIEEQAKASKSGGAQQMHAQGISSQSQLAMQSLTSIGQGQQVPIGQQQQSIAATPQPQAQGDQGGQPDYSAQWAHYYRSLGKIKEAEAIEAQMKAKAASQQTPVQPGSGLVSSQPNSSSVPSMYNQQAAALAAAQYSLGGFPSAGSAASYYGTPQPTGGAPQYAYPNYGAYQQPATNDSHQ; from the exons ATGAGTGGCGAATTTCCTGCAGTAGCTGCTACAAATCAGAACGTTAATCCAAGTACCGCATTTGCAGCAGCTGTTCAGAAAGCACGAGAG ATAGCAGCTAAAATTCAACCAAGTaattcatcatcatcagaaTCAGCTCACAAAAGAAATCTTGAAGACTCTAAATCAG GTGAACCCGAAACTAAGAAACAAGCGATCTTACCGCCCAGTCCATCGAACAACTCAAACAGTTGTTCTCCTCTTTTGAATTCTGCCGCCAGAGTGGCTGCAGCAGCAGCGGCAGGGATCCAAGGGGTTGGTGTATCCAACCTCATGGGACCCGTATCAAATAAGGATATCAAAGTACCGGATAAGATGGTCGGCTTGA TTATTGGTCGTGGAGGTGAACAAATAACTAGATTACAAGCGGAATCCGGTTGTAAGATTCAAATGGCTCCTGATAGCGGAGGGATGCCTGATAGAATATGCACTCTTACCGGAAATGCTCAAAGCATAGC gAAAGCCGAAGAATTAATCCAGCAAATCGTTCAGTCACGGAgtcgtgaaattttacctttaGGAGGTGTCGGTAATGGCACATCCGGTGtaaattctgttggtatgcaaAATAGTAGCTCTAGACTCTCTGATAGCATGAGTTCTGGATTACCTCCCTCAATTCCTACTGTTTCTACTCCTACGTTTACTCAG aTTGAAATGATGGTACCTGGTCCTAAAGTTGGTTTGATTATCGGTAAAGGGGGTGAAACTATTAAGCAGTTACAAGAAAAGTCTGGCGCTAAAATGGTTATTATTCAAGATGGTCCTTCGCAAGAAGCAGAAAAGCCATTAAGAATAAGCGGTGATCCTCAAAAAGTGGAC CACGCCAAAGCCTTAGTGTATGAATTTATGGCAGAAAAAGAACAACAACTCCAA aagaatAGAGGAAGATCAGGTGGTGGAAgcggtggtggtggtgggggtGGAAATTACAATTCTAATTCCAATAACTCTCGCACTTGGGATCCTGAAGTTACGGAAAGTAGTGTCGCCGTGCCTGCTGCTAAATGTGGCGTTATCATTGGAAAAG GTGGCGAAACCATCAGACAAATTAATCAACAGACTGGAGCACATTGTGAAATCGATCGTAGACAGCAAGCTAATAtgcaagaaaaaatattcattattaaAGGAACCCCTGAACAAATCGAAAATGCTAAGCGAATGTTCTCCGATAAATTGAATATG AATCTGTCTGGCAGCACGAACGGGCCCAGTAGTAATTATGGTGTTGGAAGTGGTACGAATTTGAGTTCGGTATCCAATTTTAACGGAGGTAGTCCTTGGTCAGGTGGTCCTGGACCTCAATCGTTCCAACAGCAGTGGCCGAATTCTTCTCAGGGGCAAGGTCAGCCGCAACAAATGCCGCAACATCCGTCTTCGGGTGAGTTCA GTGCAAATGGCGGTGGCGCTGTGCAAATTAATCCTACGACAGGACAGCCCGATTACAGCGCTCAATGGGTAGAGTATTACAG GTCTATGGGTATGCACAAGGAAGCGGCTGTAATCGAAGAACAAGCTAAAGCTTCGAAG tccGGCGGTGCGCAGCAAATGCACGCGCAAGGCATATCTTCTCAAAGTCAGTTGGCAATGCAGAGTTTGACTAGTATTGGGCAGGGACAACAAGTGCCCATTGGCCAGCAACAGCAGTCAATAGCAGCAACGCCACAGCCTCAGGCACAAGGCGATCAAGGTGGTCAGCCCGATTACAGCGCTCAGTGGGCACATTATTATCGATCTTTGGGTAAAATTAAGGAAGCTGAAGCTATCGAAGCTCAGATGAAAGCTAAA GCCGCTTCACAGCAAACTCCTGTGCAGCCTGGTAGCGGTTTGGTTTCGTCTCAACCCAATTCTTCTTCCGTTCCCAGCATGTATAATCAACAAGCGGCTGCTTTAGCCGCCGCCCAATACAGCTTAGGCGGTTTTCCGTCCGCTGGTTCCGCTGCTAGTTATTATGGCACTCCGCAACCAACGGGAGGCGCTCCCCAATACGCATATCCGAATTATGGAGCTTACCAACAACCAGCAACGAATGATTCTCATCAGTAA
- the Psi gene encoding far upstream element-binding protein 2 isoform X3, which produces MSGEFPAVAATNQNVNPSTAFAAAVQKAREIAAKIQPSNSSSSESAHKRNLEDSKSGEPETKKQAILPPSPSNNSNSCSPLLNSAARVAAAAAAGIQGVGVSNLMGPVSNKDIKVPDKMVGLIIGRGGEQITRLQAESGCKIQMAPDSGGMPDRICTLTGNAQSIAKAEELIQQIVQSRSREILPLGGVGNGTSGVNSVGMQNSSSRLSDSMSSGLPPSIPTVSTPTFTQIEMMVPGPKVGLIIGKGGETIKQLQEKSGAKMVIIQDGPSQEAEKPLRISGDPQKVDHAKALVYEFMAEKEQQLQKNRGRSGGGSGGGGGGGNYNSNSNNSRTWDPEVTESSVAVPAAKCGVIIGKGGETIRQINQQTGAHCEIDRRQQANMQEKIFIIKGTPEQIENAKRMFSDKLNMNLSGSTNGPSSNYGVGSGTNLSSVSNFNGGSPWSGGPGPQSFQQQWPNSSQGQGQPQQMPQHPSSGANGGGAVQINPTTGQPDYSAQWVEYYRSMGMHKEAAVIEEQAKASKSGGAQQMHAQGISSQSQLAMQSLTSIGQGQQVPIGQQQQSIAATPQPQAQGDQGGQPDYSAQWAHYYRSLGKIKEAEAIEAQMKAKAASQQTPVQPGSGLVSSQPNSSSVPSMYNQQAAALAAAQYSLGGFPSAGSAASYYGTPQPTGGAPQYAYPNYGAYQQPATNDSHQ; this is translated from the exons ATGAGTGGCGAATTTCCTGCAGTAGCTGCTACAAATCAGAACGTTAATCCAAGTACCGCATTTGCAGCAGCTGTTCAGAAAGCACGAGAG ATAGCAGCTAAAATTCAACCAAGTaattcatcatcatcagaaTCAGCTCACAAAAGAAATCTTGAAGACTCTAAATCAG GTGAACCCGAAACTAAGAAACAAGCGATCTTACCGCCCAGTCCATCGAACAACTCAAACAGTTGTTCTCCTCTTTTGAATTCTGCCGCCAGAGTGGCTGCAGCAGCAGCGGCAGGGATCCAAGGGGTTGGTGTATCCAACCTCATGGGACCCGTATCAAATAAGGATATCAAAGTACCGGATAAGATGGTCGGCTTGA TTATTGGTCGTGGAGGTGAACAAATAACTAGATTACAAGCGGAATCCGGTTGTAAGATTCAAATGGCTCCTGATAGCGGAGGGATGCCTGATAGAATATGCACTCTTACCGGAAATGCTCAAAGCATAGC gAAAGCCGAAGAATTAATCCAGCAAATCGTTCAGTCACGGAgtcgtgaaattttacctttaGGAGGTGTCGGTAATGGCACATCCGGTGtaaattctgttggtatgcaaAATAGTAGCTCTAGACTCTCTGATAGCATGAGTTCTGGATTACCTCCCTCAATTCCTACTGTTTCTACTCCTACGTTTACTCAG aTTGAAATGATGGTACCTGGTCCTAAAGTTGGTTTGATTATCGGTAAAGGGGGTGAAACTATTAAGCAGTTACAAGAAAAGTCTGGCGCTAAAATGGTTATTATTCAAGATGGTCCTTCGCAAGAAGCAGAAAAGCCATTAAGAATAAGCGGTGATCCTCAAAAAGTGGAC CACGCCAAAGCCTTAGTGTATGAATTTATGGCAGAAAAAGAACAACAACTCCAA aagaatAGAGGAAGATCAGGTGGTGGAAgcggtggtggtggtgggggtGGAAATTACAATTCTAATTCCAATAACTCTCGCACTTGGGATCCTGAAGTTACGGAAAGTAGTGTCGCCGTGCCTGCTGCTAAATGTGGCGTTATCATTGGAAAAG GTGGCGAAACCATCAGACAAATTAATCAACAGACTGGAGCACATTGTGAAATCGATCGTAGACAGCAAGCTAATAtgcaagaaaaaatattcattattaaAGGAACCCCTGAACAAATCGAAAATGCTAAGCGAATGTTCTCCGATAAATTGAATATG AATCTGTCTGGCAGCACGAACGGGCCCAGTAGTAATTATGGTGTTGGAAGTGGTACGAATTTGAGTTCGGTATCCAATTTTAACGGAGGTAGTCCTTGGTCAGGTGGTCCTGGACCTCAATCGTTCCAACAGCAGTGGCCGAATTCTTCTCAGGGGCAAGGTCAGCCGCAACAAATGCCGCAACATCCGTCTTCGG GTGCAAATGGCGGTGGCGCTGTGCAAATTAATCCTACGACAGGACAGCCCGATTACAGCGCTCAATGGGTAGAGTATTACAG GTCTATGGGTATGCACAAGGAAGCGGCTGTAATCGAAGAACAAGCTAAAGCTTCGAAG tccGGCGGTGCGCAGCAAATGCACGCGCAAGGCATATCTTCTCAAAGTCAGTTGGCAATGCAGAGTTTGACTAGTATTGGGCAGGGACAACAAGTGCCCATTGGCCAGCAACAGCAGTCAATAGCAGCAACGCCACAGCCTCAGGCACAAGGCGATCAAGGTGGTCAGCCCGATTACAGCGCTCAGTGGGCACATTATTATCGATCTTTGGGTAAAATTAAGGAAGCTGAAGCTATCGAAGCTCAGATGAAAGCTAAA GCCGCTTCACAGCAAACTCCTGTGCAGCCTGGTAGCGGTTTGGTTTCGTCTCAACCCAATTCTTCTTCCGTTCCCAGCATGTATAATCAACAAGCGGCTGCTTTAGCCGCCGCCCAATACAGCTTAGGCGGTTTTCCGTCCGCTGGTTCCGCTGCTAGTTATTATGGCACTCCGCAACCAACGGGAGGCGCTCCCCAATACGCATATCCGAATTATGGAGCTTACCAACAACCAGCAACGAATGATTCTCATCAGTAA
- the Psi gene encoding far upstream element-binding protein 3 isoform X2, which translates to MSGEFPAVAATNQNVNPSTAFAAAVQKAREIAAKIQPSNSSSSESAHKRNLEDSKSGEPETKKQAILPPSPSNNSNSCSPLLNSAARVAAAAAAGIQGVGVSNLMGPVSNKDIKVPDKMVGLIIGRGGEQITRLQAESGCKIQMAPDSGGMPDRICTLTGNAQSIAKAEELIQQIVQSRSREILPLGGVGNGTSGVNSVGMQNSSSRLSDSMSSGLPPSIPTVSTPTFTQIEMMVPGPKVGLIIGKGGETIKQLQEKSGAKMVIIQDGPSQEAEKPLRISGDPQKVDHAKALVYEFMAEKEQQLQNRGRSGGGSGGGGGGGNYNSNSNNSRTWDPEVTESSVAVPAAKCGVIIGKGGETIRQINQQTGAHCEIDRRQQANMQEKIFIIKGTPEQIENAKRMFSDKLNMNLSGSTNGPSSNYGVGSGTNLSSVSNFNGGSPWSGGPGPQSFQQQWPNSSQGQGQPQQMPQHPSSGEFSANGGGAVQINPTTGQPDYSAQWVEYYRSMGMHKEAAVIEEQAKASKSGGAQQMHAQGISSQSQLAMQSLTSIGQGQQVPIGQQQQSIAATPQPQAQGDQGGQPDYSAQWAHYYRSLGKIKEAEAIEAQMKAKAASQQTPVQPGSGLVSSQPNSSSVPSMYNQQAAALAAAQYSLGGFPSAGSAASYYGTPQPTGGAPQYAYPNYGAYQQPATNDSHQ; encoded by the exons ATGAGTGGCGAATTTCCTGCAGTAGCTGCTACAAATCAGAACGTTAATCCAAGTACCGCATTTGCAGCAGCTGTTCAGAAAGCACGAGAG ATAGCAGCTAAAATTCAACCAAGTaattcatcatcatcagaaTCAGCTCACAAAAGAAATCTTGAAGACTCTAAATCAG GTGAACCCGAAACTAAGAAACAAGCGATCTTACCGCCCAGTCCATCGAACAACTCAAACAGTTGTTCTCCTCTTTTGAATTCTGCCGCCAGAGTGGCTGCAGCAGCAGCGGCAGGGATCCAAGGGGTTGGTGTATCCAACCTCATGGGACCCGTATCAAATAAGGATATCAAAGTACCGGATAAGATGGTCGGCTTGA TTATTGGTCGTGGAGGTGAACAAATAACTAGATTACAAGCGGAATCCGGTTGTAAGATTCAAATGGCTCCTGATAGCGGAGGGATGCCTGATAGAATATGCACTCTTACCGGAAATGCTCAAAGCATAGC gAAAGCCGAAGAATTAATCCAGCAAATCGTTCAGTCACGGAgtcgtgaaattttacctttaGGAGGTGTCGGTAATGGCACATCCGGTGtaaattctgttggtatgcaaAATAGTAGCTCTAGACTCTCTGATAGCATGAGTTCTGGATTACCTCCCTCAATTCCTACTGTTTCTACTCCTACGTTTACTCAG aTTGAAATGATGGTACCTGGTCCTAAAGTTGGTTTGATTATCGGTAAAGGGGGTGAAACTATTAAGCAGTTACAAGAAAAGTCTGGCGCTAAAATGGTTATTATTCAAGATGGTCCTTCGCAAGAAGCAGAAAAGCCATTAAGAATAAGCGGTGATCCTCAAAAAGTGGAC CACGCCAAAGCCTTAGTGTATGAATTTATGGCAGAAAAAGAACAACAACTCCAA aatAGAGGAAGATCAGGTGGTGGAAgcggtggtggtggtgggggtGGAAATTACAATTCTAATTCCAATAACTCTCGCACTTGGGATCCTGAAGTTACGGAAAGTAGTGTCGCCGTGCCTGCTGCTAAATGTGGCGTTATCATTGGAAAAG GTGGCGAAACCATCAGACAAATTAATCAACAGACTGGAGCACATTGTGAAATCGATCGTAGACAGCAAGCTAATAtgcaagaaaaaatattcattattaaAGGAACCCCTGAACAAATCGAAAATGCTAAGCGAATGTTCTCCGATAAATTGAATATG AATCTGTCTGGCAGCACGAACGGGCCCAGTAGTAATTATGGTGTTGGAAGTGGTACGAATTTGAGTTCGGTATCCAATTTTAACGGAGGTAGTCCTTGGTCAGGTGGTCCTGGACCTCAATCGTTCCAACAGCAGTGGCCGAATTCTTCTCAGGGGCAAGGTCAGCCGCAACAAATGCCGCAACATCCGTCTTCGGGTGAGTTCA GTGCAAATGGCGGTGGCGCTGTGCAAATTAATCCTACGACAGGACAGCCCGATTACAGCGCTCAATGGGTAGAGTATTACAG GTCTATGGGTATGCACAAGGAAGCGGCTGTAATCGAAGAACAAGCTAAAGCTTCGAAG tccGGCGGTGCGCAGCAAATGCACGCGCAAGGCATATCTTCTCAAAGTCAGTTGGCAATGCAGAGTTTGACTAGTATTGGGCAGGGACAACAAGTGCCCATTGGCCAGCAACAGCAGTCAATAGCAGCAACGCCACAGCCTCAGGCACAAGGCGATCAAGGTGGTCAGCCCGATTACAGCGCTCAGTGGGCACATTATTATCGATCTTTGGGTAAAATTAAGGAAGCTGAAGCTATCGAAGCTCAGATGAAAGCTAAA GCCGCTTCACAGCAAACTCCTGTGCAGCCTGGTAGCGGTTTGGTTTCGTCTCAACCCAATTCTTCTTCCGTTCCCAGCATGTATAATCAACAAGCGGCTGCTTTAGCCGCCGCCCAATACAGCTTAGGCGGTTTTCCGTCCGCTGGTTCCGCTGCTAGTTATTATGGCACTCCGCAACCAACGGGAGGCGCTCCCCAATACGCATATCCGAATTATGGAGCTTACCAACAACCAGCAACGAATGATTCTCATCAGTAA